From the genome of Lineus longissimus chromosome 8, tnLinLong1.2, whole genome shotgun sequence, one region includes:
- the LOC135492465 gene encoding uncharacterized protein LOC135492465 — protein sequence MGVIRGAHIAESRPVAGAAHIAESKPVVRAAHIAESRPVARAAHIAESKPVGPLRQAGPHGLCDTGSRQERQAGPHGLCDTGSRQERQACPHGLYDTGSRQERQAGPHGLYDTGSRQERQACPHGLCDTGSRQERQAGPHGLYDTGSRQERQAGPHGLCDTGSRQERQACPHGLYDTGSRQERQAGPHGLYDTGSRQERQACPHGLYDTGSRQERQAGPHGLYDTGSRQERQAGPHGLYDTGSRQERQACPHGLCDTGSRQERQAGPHGLCDTGSRQERQAGPHGLCDTGSRQERQAGPHGLYDTGSIQERQAGPHGLCDTGSRQERQAGPHGLCDTGSRQERQAGPHGLYGTGSRQEILTCREALSLFWSSTIGSLEALSLYWSSTIGSLEALSLYWSSTIGSLEALSLYWSSTIGSLEALSLFWSSTIGSLEALSLFWSSTIGSLEALSLYWSSTIGSLEALSLYWSSTIGSLEALSLYWSSTIGSLEALSLYWSSTIGSLEALSLYWSSTIGSLEALSLFWSSTIGSLEALSLFWSSTIGSLEALSLFWSSTIASLEALSLYWSSTIGSLEALSLYWSSTIGSLEALSLYWSSTIGSLEALSLYWSSTIGSLEALSLFWSSTIGSLEALSLFWSSTIGSLEALSLFWSSTIASLEALSLYWSSTIGSLEALSLYWSSTIGSLEALSLYWSSTIGSLEALSLFWSSTIGSLEALSLLMVHQSYYWKLVQTQLKWHYGRQVARQMDLSRSPNQPSSNS from the exons ATGGGAGTTATTAG AGGAGCCCACATTGCTGAGAGTAGACCTGTGGCTGGAGCGGCCCACATTGCTGAGAGTAAACCTGTGGTTAGAGCGGCCCACATTGCTGAGAGTAGACCTGTGGCTAGAGCGGCCCACATTGCTGAGAGTAAACCTGTG GGGCCACTAAGGCAGGCAGGCCCCCATGGCCTCTGCGACACTGGTTCAAGACAAGAGAGGCAGGCAGGCCCCCATGGCCTCTGCGACACTGGTTCAAGACAAGAGAGGCAGGCATGCCCCCATGGCCTCTACGACACTGGTTCAAGACAAGAGAGGCAGGCAGGCCCCCATGGCCTCTACGACACTGGTTCAAGACAAGAGAGGCAGGCATGCCCCCATGGCCTCTGCGACACTGGTTCAAGACAAGAGAGGCAGGCAGGCCCCCATGGCCTCTACGACACTGGTTCAAGACAAGAGAGGCAGGCAGGCCCCCATGGCCTCTGCGACACTGGTTCAAGACAAGAGAGGCAGGCATGCCCCCATGGCCTCTACGACACTGGTTCAAGACAAGAGAGGCAGGCAGGCCCCCATGGCCTCTACGACACTGGTTCAAGACAAGAGAGGCAGGCATGCCCCCATGGCCTCTACGACACTGGTTCAAGACAAGAGAGGCAGGCAGGCCCCCATGGCCTCTACGACACTGGTTCAAGACAAGAGAGGCAGGCAGGCCCCCATGGCCTCTACGACACTGGTTCAAGACAAGAGAGGCAGGCATGCCCCCATGGCCTCTGCGACACTGGTTCAAGACAAGAGAGGCAGGCAGGCCCCCATGGCCTCTGCGACACTGGTTCAAGACAAGAGAGGCAGGCAGGCCCCCATGGCCTCTGCGACACTGGTTCAAGACAAGAGAGGCAGGCAGGCCCCCATGGCCTCTACGACACTGGTTCAATACAAGAGAGGCAGGCAGGCCCCCATGGGCTCTGCGACACTGGTTCAAGACAAGAGAGGCAGGCAGGCCCCCATGGCCTCTGCGACACTGGTTCAAGACAAGAGAGGCAGGCAGGCCCCCATGGCCTCTACGGCACTGGTTCAAGACAAGAGATTCTTACCTGTCGT GAGGCTCTGTCACTGTTCTGGTCAAGTACAATTGGTAGTTTGGAGGCTCTGTCACTGTACTGGTCAAGTACAATTGGTAGTTTGGAGGCTCTGTCACTGTACTGGTCAAGTACAATTGGTAGTTTGGAGGCTCTGTCACTGTACTGGTCAAGTACAATTGGTAGTTTGGAGGCTCTGTCACTGTTCTGGTCAAGTACAATTGGTAGTTTGGAGGCTCTGTCACTGTTCTGGTCAAGTACAATTGGTAGTTTGGAGGCTCTGTCACTGTACTGGTCAAGTACAATTGGTAGTTTGGAGGCTCTGTCACTGTACTGGTCAAGTACAATTGGTAGTTTGGAGGCTCTGTCACTGTACTGGTCAAGTACAATTGGTAGTTTGGAGGCTCTGTCACTGTACTGGTCAAGTACAATTGGTAGTTTGGAGGCTCTGTCACTGTACTGGTCAAGTACAATTGGTAGTTTGGAGGCTCTGTCACTGTTCTGGTCAAGTACAATTGGTAGTTTGGAGGCTCTGTCACTGTTCTGGTCAAGTACAATTGGTAGTTTGGAGGCTCTGTCACTGTTCTGGTCAAGTACAATTGCTAGTTTGGAGGCTCTGTCACTGTACTGGTCAAGTACAATTGGTAGTTTGGAGGCTCTGTCACTGTACTGGTCAAGTACAATTGGTAGTTTGGAGGCTCTGTCACTGTACTGGTCAAGTACAATTGGTAGTTTGGAGGCTCTGTCACTGTACTGGTCAAGTACAATTGGTAGTTTGGAGGCTCTGTCACTGTTCTGGTCAAGTACAATTGGTAGTTTGGAGGCTCTGTCACTGTTCTGGTCAAGTACAATTGGTAGTTTGGAGGCTCTGTCACTGTTCTGGTCAAGTACAATTGCTAGTTTGGAGGCTCTGTCACTGTACTGGTCAAGTACAATTGGTAGTTTGGAGGCTCTGTCACTGTACTGGTCAAGTACAATTGGTAGTTTGGAGGCTCTGTCACTGTACTGGTCAAGTACAATTGGTAGTTTGGAGGCTCTGTCACTGTTCTGGTCAAGTACAATTGGTAGTTTGGAGGCTCTGTCACTGTTGATGGTACACCAATCATATTACTGGAAGCTGGTACAGACACAGCTGAAATGGCACTATGGCCGTCAGGTTGCCCGACAAATGGACCTTTCAAGGTCACCCAATCAGCCTTCTTCTAATTCCTGA